The following are encoded together in the Corticium candelabrum chromosome 1, ooCorCand1.1, whole genome shotgun sequence genome:
- the LOC134189880 gene encoding uncharacterized protein LOC134189880 isoform X3 — protein MNKRVGVSTSAHSRSHALHLKLPTSQNQTENLSVTDQGATTSSETSSAQSTGTVHSHEGEQKVVSRLHLNDKQREEKERFREKEREKMKRDIQQQRAAEAKAKELIRKQIEDDRQQQRERRERQLGHQTQLKEQTVAAAAGGISKMSMPVTARSASTATECSLQLRLPSGKVLRQKFPVDMSLQDVVSIIVAQEDIKGIVTLFQPFPRREYSDSDLSSSLRETGLFPTGSLVLRIEEQSVLMNTNTQSTSPPSKVSHLQIDDAESHRQEHLTHTDMREDEQADTRLSMDSQNEDGSRSPTGDEDLDQDISTQSEDDDDMDVDTEDIPNNFVPVPGIFHPSGNLLAPGHVGHHLHPASHSWGSGQRLGGTGNQPDSEQNVKLAADEMDAVDAAREAAIRRWTSPHTEVESQLQGNQVSHHTQSLVDLCVVSVAKRLPGYLVHNPVLSLAAVPESVASRILRVLISDKMLRPKTLHTFLHCRLQKLMLDCYPYATNELLQAVGSLTSLVHLSASECPLITDQGIGALSELKRLKTLNLSSCQQLSDKCMGVIKRFRNLVVLKMDNTKLTDDGIAAYAASAPSSLRYVSLCGTALTDRGLQTLTGIQQLYCLEIENTQIRNLNFVLRMHHLQLLSVANCRLLSDANLADIGGYPSLTGLNLRGCTIGDAGLHYLSTLSLKTLKLPQRHHVTDQGIVALGELQLSSLDLTDYIKVTDVGVKALGNMKSLQDLSLVNTRVTDEGLQSLSGLTSLTNLDLDKTAITSEGAVVISKFCHLKTLSLSHTRIGNKLLKSLALNYCHQLQKLNLSHTMVSDKGIKELSLLQLTHLNVDNTRVTLLDPAVMSGLPKVWCVRNHNTQDRQEDQSSSEEEM, from the exons ATGAACAAAAGGGTAGGAGTGTCTACGAGTGCTCACTCCAGATCGCATGCTCTTCATTTGAAATTGCCTACAAGTCAGAACCAGACGGAAAATCTATCAGTGACTGACCAAGGAGCTACAACCAGTTCTGAAACAAGCAGTGCTCAGTCTACAGGGACTGTTCACTCTCATGAGGGTGAACAGAAAGTGGTGAGCAGGTTGCATTTGAATGACAAGCAGCGAGAGGAGAAAGAGAGATTTAGAGAAAAAGAAAGGGAAAAGATGAAGAGGGACATTCAACAGCAACGAGCTGCCGAGGCAAAG GCCAAAGAGTTAATTCGTAAGCAGATAGAGGATGATCGACAGCAGCAGAGAGAAAGACGAGAAAGGCAATTAGGTCATCAGACACAGCTTAAGGAACAAAccgtagcagcagcagcaggagGGATATCTAAGATGTCTATGCCAGTCACAGCTAGAAGTGCAAGTACTGCTACAGAGTGCTCACTACAG CTGCGACTTCCCAGTGGTAAAGTGCTTCGGCAGAAGTTTCCTGTTGATATGTCTTTGCAAGATGTTGTCAGTATAATTGTAGCCCAAGAAGACATTAAAGGAATTGTAACTCTGTTTCAG CCATTTCCCAGACGAGAGTATTCAGACTCAGATTTGTCCAGTTCTCTAAGAGAAACAGGACTGTTTCCAACAGGATCTCTTGTATTACGCATTGAAGAGCAATCAGTTCTGATGAATACGAATACACAATCAACTTCTCCACCATCTAAAGTCTCTCACTTGCAAATAGATGATGCAGAAAGTCATCGGCAAGAACACTTAACACATACAGATATGAGAGAAGATGAACAAGCAGACACAAGACTTAGTATGGACTCTCAAAATGAAG atgGTAGTCGGTCACCAACTGGTGATGAAGATTTGGACCAAGATATTTCTACGCAaagtgaagatgatgatgatatggACGTTGACACTGAAGACATACCAAATAATTTTGTTCCTGTTCCTGGAATATTTCACCCTTCTGGTAACCTGCTTGCTCCTGGGCATGTTGGTCACCATTTGCATCCCGCCAGTCACTCTTGGGGAAGCGGACAGAGACTGGGAGGTACAGGAAATCAGCCAGACAGTGAACAGAATGTCAAATTGGCTGCAGATGAGATGGATGCTGTCGATGCAG CTCGTGAAGCAGCAATCAGACGATGGACATCACCACACACTGAAG TTGAGTCTCAGTTGCAAGGAAATCAAGTTTCACATCACACACAGTCTCTCGTTGacttgtgtgttgtgtctgttgctAAGCGCCTGCCTGGCTATCTTGTCCATAATCCTGTGCTGAGTTTGGCTGCAGTCCCGGAGTCAGTGGCTAGTCGTATACTCAGGGTTCTCATCAGTGACAAGATGTTGAGACCAAAGACATTACACACTTTTCTTCATTG TCGGCTTCAGAAATTGATGTTGGATTGCTATCCATATGCAACAAATGAGCTACTGCAAGCTGTTGG TTCACTCACAAGCTTGGTACATCTGTCAGCCAGTGAATGTCCACTCATCACCGATCAAGGCATTGGAGCACTATCAG AACTAAAGCGTCTGAAAACCTTGAATTTGAGTTCATGTCAACAGCTATCTGACAAATGCATGGGCGTCATAAAAC GTTTCAGGAATCTTGTTGTTCTCAAAATGGATAACACAAAG TTGACAGACGATGGGATAGCTGCATATGCAGCCAGTGCACCTTCATCGTTGCGTTATGTTAGTTTGTGTGGTACGGCTTTGACAGATCGTGGGTTACAGACCTTAACTG GCATTCAGCAGCTTTACTGTCTTGAGATTGAAAATACTCAGATTAGAAACTTGAATTTTGTTCTACGTATGCATCACTTGCAGCTACTGAGTGTAGCCAACTGTAGGTTACTGTCAGATGCGAATCTGGCAGACATCGGTGGGTATCCTTCTCTCACTGGACTCAATCTGCGTGGTTGTACAATCGGCGATGCCGGTCTTCATTATTTATCGACTCTCAGCTTGAAGACACTGAAACTACCTCAACGCCATCACGTCACAGATCAAGGCATTGTCGCTTTGGGTG AGCTACAACTCTCATCTCTTGATTTAACAGATTACATCAAGGTGACAGACGTCGGAGTGAAAGCTCTTGGTAACATGAAATC TTTGCAGGATTTGTCTTTGGTAAACACAAGAGTTACTGATGAGGGTCTGCAGTCgttgtctg GTCTGACATCTTTGACAAATCTTGATTTGGATAAGACAGCTATTACTAGTGAAGGAGCTGTTGTTATATCAA AATTTTGTCATCTCAAGACACTCAGTTTATCTCACACAAG GATTGGTAACAAGCTGCTGAAGTCATTAGCTCTTAACTATTGCCATCAGTTGCAGAAACTAAACCTTAGCCACACCATGGTATCAGACAAGG GCATCAAGGAATTGTCTTTGCTGCAACTGACACATTTGAATGTGGACAATACAAGAGTCACACTCTTAGACCCTGCCGTTATGAGTG GTCTTCCCAAGGTTTGGTGTGTTCGTAATCACAatacacaagacagacaggaggATCAATCAAGCTCAGAAGAGGAAATGTGA
- the LOC134189880 gene encoding uncharacterized protein LOC134189880 isoform X1, with the protein MASAESIDGLLAHLLSMGFELSECQSAVEAGKLNADVAVEWIMNKRVGVSTSAHSRSHALHLKLPTSQNQTENLSVTDQGATTSSETSSAQSTGTVHSHEGEQKVVSRLHLNDKQREEKERFREKEREKMKRDIQQQRAAEAKAKELIRKQIEDDRQQQRERRERQLGHQTQLKEQTVAAAAGGISKMSMPVTARSASTATECSLQLRLPSGKVLRQKFPVDMSLQDVVSIIVAQEDIKGIVTLFQPFPRREYSDSDLSSSLRETGLFPTGSLVLRIEEQSVLMNTNTQSTSPPSKVSHLQIDDAESHRQEHLTHTDMREDEQADTRLSMDSQNEDGSRSPTGDEDLDQDISTQSEDDDDMDVDTEDIPNNFVPVPGIFHPSGNLLAPGHVGHHLHPASHSWGSGQRLGGTGNQPDSEQNVKLAADEMDAVDAAREAAIRRWTSPHTEVESQLQGNQVSHHTQSLVDLCVVSVAKRLPGYLVHNPVLSLAAVPESVASRILRVLISDKMLRPKTLHTFLHCRLQKLMLDCYPYATNELLQAVGSLTSLVHLSASECPLITDQGIGALSELKRLKTLNLSSCQQLSDKCMGVIKRFRNLVVLKMDNTKLTDDGIAAYAASAPSSLRYVSLCGTALTDRGLQTLTGIQQLYCLEIENTQIRNLNFVLRMHHLQLLSVANCRLLSDANLADIGGYPSLTGLNLRGCTIGDAGLHYLSTLSLKTLKLPQRHHVTDQGIVALGELQLSSLDLTDYIKVTDVGVKALGNMKSLQDLSLVNTRVTDEGLQSLSGLTSLTNLDLDKTAITSEGAVVISKFCHLKTLSLSHTRIGNKLLKSLALNYCHQLQKLNLSHTMVSDKGIKELSLLQLTHLNVDNTRVTLLDPAVMSGLPKVWCVRNHNTQDRQEDQSSSEEEM; encoded by the exons ATGGCAAGTGCTGAG aGTATAGACGGTTTGCTAGCTCATCTTCTAAGCATGGGCTTTGAGTTGAGCGAGTGTCAGAGTGCCGTAGAGGCGGGCAAATTGAATGCGGACGTTGCAGTGGAATG GATAATGAACAAAAGGGTAGGAGTGTCTACGAGTGCTCACTCCAGATCGCATGCTCTTCATTTGAAATTGCCTACAAGTCAGAACCAGACGGAAAATCTATCAGTGACTGACCAAGGAGCTACAACCAGTTCTGAAACAAGCAGTGCTCAGTCTACAGGGACTGTTCACTCTCATGAGGGTGAACAGAAAGTGGTGAGCAGGTTGCATTTGAATGACAAGCAGCGAGAGGAGAAAGAGAGATTTAGAGAAAAAGAAAGGGAAAAGATGAAGAGGGACATTCAACAGCAACGAGCTGCCGAGGCAAAG GCCAAAGAGTTAATTCGTAAGCAGATAGAGGATGATCGACAGCAGCAGAGAGAAAGACGAGAAAGGCAATTAGGTCATCAGACACAGCTTAAGGAACAAAccgtagcagcagcagcaggagGGATATCTAAGATGTCTATGCCAGTCACAGCTAGAAGTGCAAGTACTGCTACAGAGTGCTCACTACAG CTGCGACTTCCCAGTGGTAAAGTGCTTCGGCAGAAGTTTCCTGTTGATATGTCTTTGCAAGATGTTGTCAGTATAATTGTAGCCCAAGAAGACATTAAAGGAATTGTAACTCTGTTTCAG CCATTTCCCAGACGAGAGTATTCAGACTCAGATTTGTCCAGTTCTCTAAGAGAAACAGGACTGTTTCCAACAGGATCTCTTGTATTACGCATTGAAGAGCAATCAGTTCTGATGAATACGAATACACAATCAACTTCTCCACCATCTAAAGTCTCTCACTTGCAAATAGATGATGCAGAAAGTCATCGGCAAGAACACTTAACACATACAGATATGAGAGAAGATGAACAAGCAGACACAAGACTTAGTATGGACTCTCAAAATGAAG atgGTAGTCGGTCACCAACTGGTGATGAAGATTTGGACCAAGATATTTCTACGCAaagtgaagatgatgatgatatggACGTTGACACTGAAGACATACCAAATAATTTTGTTCCTGTTCCTGGAATATTTCACCCTTCTGGTAACCTGCTTGCTCCTGGGCATGTTGGTCACCATTTGCATCCCGCCAGTCACTCTTGGGGAAGCGGACAGAGACTGGGAGGTACAGGAAATCAGCCAGACAGTGAACAGAATGTCAAATTGGCTGCAGATGAGATGGATGCTGTCGATGCAG CTCGTGAAGCAGCAATCAGACGATGGACATCACCACACACTGAAG TTGAGTCTCAGTTGCAAGGAAATCAAGTTTCACATCACACACAGTCTCTCGTTGacttgtgtgttgtgtctgttgctAAGCGCCTGCCTGGCTATCTTGTCCATAATCCTGTGCTGAGTTTGGCTGCAGTCCCGGAGTCAGTGGCTAGTCGTATACTCAGGGTTCTCATCAGTGACAAGATGTTGAGACCAAAGACATTACACACTTTTCTTCATTG TCGGCTTCAGAAATTGATGTTGGATTGCTATCCATATGCAACAAATGAGCTACTGCAAGCTGTTGG TTCACTCACAAGCTTGGTACATCTGTCAGCCAGTGAATGTCCACTCATCACCGATCAAGGCATTGGAGCACTATCAG AACTAAAGCGTCTGAAAACCTTGAATTTGAGTTCATGTCAACAGCTATCTGACAAATGCATGGGCGTCATAAAAC GTTTCAGGAATCTTGTTGTTCTCAAAATGGATAACACAAAG TTGACAGACGATGGGATAGCTGCATATGCAGCCAGTGCACCTTCATCGTTGCGTTATGTTAGTTTGTGTGGTACGGCTTTGACAGATCGTGGGTTACAGACCTTAACTG GCATTCAGCAGCTTTACTGTCTTGAGATTGAAAATACTCAGATTAGAAACTTGAATTTTGTTCTACGTATGCATCACTTGCAGCTACTGAGTGTAGCCAACTGTAGGTTACTGTCAGATGCGAATCTGGCAGACATCGGTGGGTATCCTTCTCTCACTGGACTCAATCTGCGTGGTTGTACAATCGGCGATGCCGGTCTTCATTATTTATCGACTCTCAGCTTGAAGACACTGAAACTACCTCAACGCCATCACGTCACAGATCAAGGCATTGTCGCTTTGGGTG AGCTACAACTCTCATCTCTTGATTTAACAGATTACATCAAGGTGACAGACGTCGGAGTGAAAGCTCTTGGTAACATGAAATC TTTGCAGGATTTGTCTTTGGTAAACACAAGAGTTACTGATGAGGGTCTGCAGTCgttgtctg GTCTGACATCTTTGACAAATCTTGATTTGGATAAGACAGCTATTACTAGTGAAGGAGCTGTTGTTATATCAA AATTTTGTCATCTCAAGACACTCAGTTTATCTCACACAAG GATTGGTAACAAGCTGCTGAAGTCATTAGCTCTTAACTATTGCCATCAGTTGCAGAAACTAAACCTTAGCCACACCATGGTATCAGACAAGG GCATCAAGGAATTGTCTTTGCTGCAACTGACACATTTGAATGTGGACAATACAAGAGTCACACTCTTAGACCCTGCCGTTATGAGTG GTCTTCCCAAGGTTTGGTGTGTTCGTAATCACAatacacaagacagacaggaggATCAATCAAGCTCAGAAGAGGAAATGTGA
- the LOC134184986 gene encoding formimidoyltransferase-cyclodeaminase-like, whose amino-acid sequence MLYGISITMSQIVECVPNFSEGRNEAAIEAIAAAIRCTDGCHLLDVDAGQSTNRTVYTFVGPPHAVVEGALNAARAAKECIDMTKHKGAHPRIGAMDVCPFIPVAGISTEECIQQCAYAFSKRASAELNIPIYLYAAAATNPQRTNLETIRSGEYEGLAEKLQNPEWKPDYGPAEFLPKWGASVIGVRKFLIAYNVNLLGTKEQAHRIALNIRSAGRGMKNPGRLACCKGLGWYLQEQDLAQVSLNLTDFETTPVHVAFEECLKDAKELNVAVVGSEIVGLVPLKALLMAADYYIERDNLFVVGEQKKIRLAVERLGLNSITKFDPNKKIIEYMIDLNQDGPLVSGSLRQFVEGLAARTSAPGGGAASAAIAAMGVALGSMVGWMTYGYKKYAVLESTVRQAILPLHNAVQDLLPLIDADATAFTDYMAARKLPGSTPEEKERQEAAMQEGLKTAIQVPLSIIQVANQCWPALLLLARCGNYSCKSDVEVGAKAIETGVWGAHKNVVINLSGLKDIEYKERVHQEANEALKKAQETCQEVLDIVTERTGDVAEVTQKAT is encoded by the exons ATGTTATACGGGATATCGATCACAATGTCTCAAATCGTCGAGTGCGTTCCAAATTTTTCAGAGGGTCGCAATGAGGCCGCTATAGAGGCCATTGCAGCAGCCATTCGTTGTACTGATGGATGTCACCTtcttgatgttgacgccggtCAGTCTACGAACAGAACGGTCTACACGTTTGTTGGCCCGCCACATGCTGTTGTGGAGGGAGCTCTAAACGCGGCTCGCGCAGCGAAAGAGTGCATAGACATGACCAAACACAAAG GAGCTCATCCTCGGATTGGAGCAATGGATGTTTGCCCATTTATTCCTGTTGCTGGAATATCTACAGAAGAGTGTATACAACAGTGTGCTTATGCCTTCTCCAAGAGAGCGTCTGCAGAACTGAACATTCCCATTTACCTTTATGCAGCAGCTGCTACCAATCCACAACGTACAAACCTTGAGACTATTCGTTCAGGCGAGTATGAAGGATTGGCAGAGAAATTACAGAATCCAGAATGGAAACCTGACTATGGACCAGCTGAGTTTCTTCCCAAATGGGGGGCATCAGTAATCGGTGTGAGAAAGTTTCTCATTGCGTACAATGTCAACTTGCTAGGTACAAAGGAACAAGCACATAGAATAGCTTTGAATATAAGAAGTGCAGGAAGAGGCATGAAAAAT CCTGGACGATTAGCTTGCTGCAAGGGTTTGGGCTGGTATCTACAAGAGCAAGATTTGGCACAAGTTTCATTGAATTTGACTGATTTTGAGACAACACCAGTGCATGTTGCATTTGAGGAATGTTTGAAGGATGCAAAG GAGCTTAACGTGGCAGTCGTTGGATCAGAGATTGTTGGGTTGGTTCCACTGAAAGCTCTTTTGATGGCTGCTGATTATTACATTGAGAGAGACAACTTATTTGTTGTTGGTGAACAGAAGAAAATAAGACTG GCAGTAGAAAGACTTGGCCTTAACTCAATTACCAAGTTTGATCCCAACAAGAAGATTATAGA GTATATGATTGATCTTAACCAAGATGGACCTCTTGTCAGTGGAAGTTTGCGTCAATTTGTGGAAGGTTTAGCTGCTCGTACCTCAGCACCTGGTGGAGGTGCAGCATCAGCCGCAATTGCAGCAATG GGTGTTGCGTTAGGCAGTATGGTTGGTTGGATGACTTATGGTTACAAGAAATATGCAGTTTTGGAGTCAACTGTTCGGCAAGCTATTCTGCCATTGCATAACGCCGTGCAAGACCTTCTACCTCTCATTGATGCTGATGCTACTGCGTTTACAGATTATATG GCTGCAAGAAAGTTGCCAGGATCTACTCCTGAAGAAAAGGAGCG ACAAGAAGCAGCAATGCAAGAGGGTCTAAAGACAGCAATTCAGGTTCCTTTGTCGATAATTCAAGTTGCCAATCAGTGCTGGCCAGCTCTCTTGCTACTGGCTCGTTGTGGCAACTACAGCTGCAAGTCAGATGTTGAG GTTGGTGCAAAGGCAATTGAAACTGGCGTTTGGGGAGCGCACAAGAATGTTGTCATAAACCTTTCGGGATTAAAAGACATTGAATATAAAGAGAGG GTGCACCAGGAGGCCAATGAAGCTCTCAAAAAGGCACAAGAAACTTGCCAAGAAGTTCTTGATATTGTAACCGAAAGAACAGGAGATGTTGCAGAGGTGACACAGAAAGCAACGTAA
- the LOC134189880 gene encoding uncharacterized protein LOC134189880 isoform X2 has product MASAESIDGLLAHLLSMGFELSECQSAVEAGKLNADVAVEWIMNKRVGVSTSAHSRSHALHLKLPTSQNQTENLSVTDQGATTSSETSSAQSTGTVHSHEGEQKVVSRLHLNDKQREEKERFREKEREKMKRDIQQQRAAEAKAKELIRKQIEDDRQQQRERRERQLGHQTQLKEQTVAAAAGGISKMSMPVTARSASTATECSLQLRLPSGKVLRQKFPVDMSLQDVVSIIVAQEDIKGIVTLFQPFPRREYSDSDLSSSLRETGLFPTGSLVLRIEEQSVLMNTNTQSTSPPSKVSHLQIDDAESHRQEHLTHTDMREDEQADTRLSMDSQNEDGSRSPTGDEDLDQDISTQSEDDDDMDVDTEDIPNNFVPVPGIFHPSGNLLAPGHVGHHLHPASHSWGSGQRLGGTGNQPDSEQNVKLAADEMDAVDAAREAAIRRWTSPHTEVESQLQGNQVSHHTQSLVDLCVVSVAKRLPGYLVHNPVLSLAAVPESVASRILRVLISDKMLRPKTLHTFLHCRLQKLMLDCYPYATNELLQAVGSLTSLVHLSASECPLITDQGIGALSELKRLKTLNLSSCQQLSDKCMGVIKRFRNLVVLKMDNTKLTDDGIAAYAASAPSSLRYVSLCGTALTDRGLQTLTGIQQLYCLEIENTQIRNLNFVLHIGGYPSLTGLNLRGCTIGDAGLHYLSTLSLKTLKLPQRHHVTDQGIVALGELQLSSLDLTDYIKVTDVGVKALGNMKSLQDLSLVNTRVTDEGLQSLSGLTSLTNLDLDKTAITSEGAVVISKFCHLKTLSLSHTRIGNKLLKSLALNYCHQLQKLNLSHTMVSDKGIKELSLLQLTHLNVDNTRVTLLDPAVMSGLPKVWCVRNHNTQDRQEDQSSSEEEM; this is encoded by the exons ATGGCAAGTGCTGAG aGTATAGACGGTTTGCTAGCTCATCTTCTAAGCATGGGCTTTGAGTTGAGCGAGTGTCAGAGTGCCGTAGAGGCGGGCAAATTGAATGCGGACGTTGCAGTGGAATG GATAATGAACAAAAGGGTAGGAGTGTCTACGAGTGCTCACTCCAGATCGCATGCTCTTCATTTGAAATTGCCTACAAGTCAGAACCAGACGGAAAATCTATCAGTGACTGACCAAGGAGCTACAACCAGTTCTGAAACAAGCAGTGCTCAGTCTACAGGGACTGTTCACTCTCATGAGGGTGAACAGAAAGTGGTGAGCAGGTTGCATTTGAATGACAAGCAGCGAGAGGAGAAAGAGAGATTTAGAGAAAAAGAAAGGGAAAAGATGAAGAGGGACATTCAACAGCAACGAGCTGCCGAGGCAAAG GCCAAAGAGTTAATTCGTAAGCAGATAGAGGATGATCGACAGCAGCAGAGAGAAAGACGAGAAAGGCAATTAGGTCATCAGACACAGCTTAAGGAACAAAccgtagcagcagcagcaggagGGATATCTAAGATGTCTATGCCAGTCACAGCTAGAAGTGCAAGTACTGCTACAGAGTGCTCACTACAG CTGCGACTTCCCAGTGGTAAAGTGCTTCGGCAGAAGTTTCCTGTTGATATGTCTTTGCAAGATGTTGTCAGTATAATTGTAGCCCAAGAAGACATTAAAGGAATTGTAACTCTGTTTCAG CCATTTCCCAGACGAGAGTATTCAGACTCAGATTTGTCCAGTTCTCTAAGAGAAACAGGACTGTTTCCAACAGGATCTCTTGTATTACGCATTGAAGAGCAATCAGTTCTGATGAATACGAATACACAATCAACTTCTCCACCATCTAAAGTCTCTCACTTGCAAATAGATGATGCAGAAAGTCATCGGCAAGAACACTTAACACATACAGATATGAGAGAAGATGAACAAGCAGACACAAGACTTAGTATGGACTCTCAAAATGAAG atgGTAGTCGGTCACCAACTGGTGATGAAGATTTGGACCAAGATATTTCTACGCAaagtgaagatgatgatgatatggACGTTGACACTGAAGACATACCAAATAATTTTGTTCCTGTTCCTGGAATATTTCACCCTTCTGGTAACCTGCTTGCTCCTGGGCATGTTGGTCACCATTTGCATCCCGCCAGTCACTCTTGGGGAAGCGGACAGAGACTGGGAGGTACAGGAAATCAGCCAGACAGTGAACAGAATGTCAAATTGGCTGCAGATGAGATGGATGCTGTCGATGCAG CTCGTGAAGCAGCAATCAGACGATGGACATCACCACACACTGAAG TTGAGTCTCAGTTGCAAGGAAATCAAGTTTCACATCACACACAGTCTCTCGTTGacttgtgtgttgtgtctgttgctAAGCGCCTGCCTGGCTATCTTGTCCATAATCCTGTGCTGAGTTTGGCTGCAGTCCCGGAGTCAGTGGCTAGTCGTATACTCAGGGTTCTCATCAGTGACAAGATGTTGAGACCAAAGACATTACACACTTTTCTTCATTG TCGGCTTCAGAAATTGATGTTGGATTGCTATCCATATGCAACAAATGAGCTACTGCAAGCTGTTGG TTCACTCACAAGCTTGGTACATCTGTCAGCCAGTGAATGTCCACTCATCACCGATCAAGGCATTGGAGCACTATCAG AACTAAAGCGTCTGAAAACCTTGAATTTGAGTTCATGTCAACAGCTATCTGACAAATGCATGGGCGTCATAAAAC GTTTCAGGAATCTTGTTGTTCTCAAAATGGATAACACAAAG TTGACAGACGATGGGATAGCTGCATATGCAGCCAGTGCACCTTCATCGTTGCGTTATGTTAGTTTGTGTGGTACGGCTTTGACAGATCGTGGGTTACAGACCTTAACTG GCATTCAGCAGCTTTACTGTCTTGAGATTGAAAATACTCAGATTAGAAACTTGAATTTTGTTCTAC ACATCGGTGGGTATCCTTCTCTCACTGGACTCAATCTGCGTGGTTGTACAATCGGCGATGCCGGTCTTCATTATTTATCGACTCTCAGCTTGAAGACACTGAAACTACCTCAACGCCATCACGTCACAGATCAAGGCATTGTCGCTTTGGGTG AGCTACAACTCTCATCTCTTGATTTAACAGATTACATCAAGGTGACAGACGTCGGAGTGAAAGCTCTTGGTAACATGAAATC TTTGCAGGATTTGTCTTTGGTAAACACAAGAGTTACTGATGAGGGTCTGCAGTCgttgtctg GTCTGACATCTTTGACAAATCTTGATTTGGATAAGACAGCTATTACTAGTGAAGGAGCTGTTGTTATATCAA AATTTTGTCATCTCAAGACACTCAGTTTATCTCACACAAG GATTGGTAACAAGCTGCTGAAGTCATTAGCTCTTAACTATTGCCATCAGTTGCAGAAACTAAACCTTAGCCACACCATGGTATCAGACAAGG GCATCAAGGAATTGTCTTTGCTGCAACTGACACATTTGAATGTGGACAATACAAGAGTCACACTCTTAGACCCTGCCGTTATGAGTG GTCTTCCCAAGGTTTGGTGTGTTCGTAATCACAatacacaagacagacaggaggATCAATCAAGCTCAGAAGAGGAAATGTGA